Genomic segment of Malus domestica chromosome 15, GDT2T_hap1:
TTAAAAGCCATTGCAAGCAAGGTCCAAAATCATCCTACATTCTTCTGAACACCAGTCCTTTCTAGATCACTACTTGTGGTCTATATTCAAAGGACTACAGAACTAAAAGCACTGGGACGAAATAATTTAAATTGGGTTTTCCTAAATACAGTTGCAAAATGAATTGTCACAATTGAATTCTAAAAAATGACGAAAAGCCTTGAATTTTTAGATCAACTATCAAACCCAAAGAATAAAGAACAAAGTACCTCGAGATCAACTCTCAGATCATTGATATTGAAGGGGTCAAAACAGCCAGTGCTCAATTGATTCTTCAAGAAAAAAGACACACAATTGCATAGACACTAGTACGAATATTGAATGATTGAACTAATGAAGTAACTAGAATTCCCCGAAAACTACATGATTAGTAGAGATTAAAATGTTGGGCAAAGCCAGAAACTGCTTGAATCTTGACTCCACGCAATCAAGCCAATTATACCCAGAAACACATACATTTCATTCCAGCTAAAGATATAATCTTTGGTAATTGAAACTGAAAACCAGAAAGCCTAACCTGAGAGGCGGTCAGAGCAATTCTGGATCCGAGATAAGTTAGTTGCGTCTGAGATACAATCACAAGAGAAACAGAAACAAGTCAGAGATGTATACAGACAACGTGTTTAAGGGaattaatatattaatcaaattacaaccaaaagcATGAGGCCAAGCACATGGAACCTCACCTCTTATCCATATGAGAGAGATCCacaaatatattaattaatattcaaATTTAGTTAAAATTAGAATCTTTTATAAAAAGCCAAAGATAAAATCATAAAAGTGAAAGTGAATAATctcaattttttgttaaaaatgaaaGTTGTGGACTTTTGGTTGCTCAATTTTGCAAGCAAAGGATAACCCAgctttcaaaattcaaaattcaaaatttccaatttttaattggaaaagtaaaagaaaatgaaaacagaagagagagaaaaaccaCATAACTTAATGATTTTCCTTTcatttctcggcaaccaaacagactCTCAAGCTCGAGAAatgaaggaggaagagaaaCACATCTGATAAGATAAATTGAAAAAGTATCGCAATCGCACCAGATATAGGTATATGCACTACTACTGCGATTGTTGAAACTTCAAAGGCGGTCAGAGTCGGAgcaatttggaatttggatttGGGGGAGAAGAagggaaattagggtttcatAGGAGGCGGAGGAATCGAGGCAGAGGCTCAGAGCCATGCGAAAGAGTGATGGGCGGGGGCGGGAGGGAGCGAAATGAAATCACAAAAGCTTTTCTTTGTGGCGATGTTTCTTtcatttttagagagagaaacgaGGAGAGAGAAAGCTCCAAGCTTTTCGTCGATTTCGAGTCATTTCTACGCTACTCTCTGTGAAAACTGTATTGtattctcctctctctctctctctctctctctctctctctatatatatatatatctctctcctcgctctctttctctctcctctgatGTGTTATCGGAGACGTGGGGGCAGCTGATTTGATTTTGAATCCACGCGCTGCTTGGGCGGCTGTCGAGCACGCTCAGTTTCACTGGTTTAACGCTGTCAGTCACGTTGTCACGTGCCGTCGTGCTGTACTGTAAATATGTGTCCACGTTCTAAGATTCGAATCCGGATTATCGTTGGATTCGTGAatcatatccgttcatcgtatattatatagttaaaaattattttaaatatttttatttaaaattaaatatgaatagtacctgacaaaaactaaTTGTATGATGTATAATAAATGAACATAATTTACGAATTCTCAAGATTTTTACCAAaaagatccagagaggatcctgttACCTAAGATTCACAATTTGTCAATTTCACGTGGCTATCGGCCCTATGAGACAATTTGTCAATTTCGCATGGCTATCAACCTTAGGAGACAATGTGCATCTGACTATAGTAGTTAAATTATAAGACATGTCTAGAAACGTTTTTGAAATatctaaaatatttaaaaaaataaattaaaaaaaactttgaattttaaaagcACCTCAagtgaaatgtgatttgaaatGCATGATtgaaatttcataaaaatttaTACGTTTATGAAATTTGATTTGACTTGCATATTCGAAATGTTTGAGAAATGCGATTTGAAATGTTTGAGAACGTGATGGCTAGTAGAGGACATTAACCCATTGTCTTATTTCGTTGAGCCGTTGTAAATTATGTTTCTAGGATTCTGATCGATTCCGTTGAGTAGTATGAAATCGGCTTTTGCTGGGGTTTCAGTGAGAGGTATGGTTCCTTGTTTCGTATTGTATGTCATTGAGTGGCCTGGAATCCATCTATATtcttctgaattctttgtttcGTATTGTATGTcgatgagaaaatatttttaaattctaaaaGCACCTCAAGTGAAATGCGATTTGAAATGCATGATtgaaatttcataaaaattcCTACTTTTATGAAATTTGATTTGACTTGCATGTTTGAAATGTTTGTAAAATGTGATTTGAAATGTTCGAGAAAAGTGATGGCTAGTAGAGGACATTGAGGACATTAACCCATTGTCTTATTTCGTTGAGCCGTTGTAAATTATCTTATTTCGGTTTGTATGATCACTAGTTAAATTCAAAGTTTAACATTCAAACATTCTTAAAGttacaaaaaaagaaattcatCAAAGCtccaatttttcaaaatattataATCCAAAAGTTCCAAAGGTCAAAAGATATACCAAAGAAGGCAATACATATAGATACTTAAATATTACATTCAGACATTTTTAAAGTTCAAAAGTTATACTGGAGAAAGCATTACATATAGATAATTAAGAATTAAAGTCCCAAAAGCTCCAAAAGATCAAAAAGTTCCAAAAGTTCCATACTTCCAAGCCTCTAGTAACTTTCCCAGCACTTCCTACACTCTAACAATCTACCCATGTAATTATGTAAACATAGAAGCATAAGCCTTGCACAAGAGTTCGCAAAACTACcacgttttgttttgttgtggtgGGTACATGATATGTCTATTAtgattaaaacaaataaaagcaaACACACGGATCGGTTTGGTTAACTCGATGTCCAAGAATTACAGGAACCGCTCGTCAAACCAACCTTAGTAAATGCGGTTCGATTtactctaaaaaaataaaaataaaccaaaCCAAACTAAACCGTCGattatttcttttcctttttttttaaaatttttttattgcCCACCCCTAATAACAATCTACCCATGTAATTATGTAAACATAGAAGCATAAGCTTTGCACAAGAGTTCGCAAAACTACcacgttttgttttgttgtggtgGGTACATGATATGTCTATTAtgattaaaacaaataaaagcaaACACACAGATTAGTTCGGTTAACTCGATGTCCAAGAATTATAAGAACCGCTCGTCAAACCAACCTTAGTCGGTGCGGTTCGGtttactctaaaaaaaaaaaaaaaaaccaaaccaaactaaACCGTCGgtggtttcttttttttttttataatttttttattgccCACCCCTAATAACACCCTTGAAACCCcaaaaaacacaaataataaTTTCAGCcaatatgaataaataaaattaaagtgGTAAGGAGTCGCTCCCTTGAAGCCATACAAGGAGCAAGGACATCTCCAAGGTTGTTCACCCAAGCGTAAGTGTGGAGTGGACGGCTCAGATCGCATGGTCCGGAGAGTGGGGATCTTTCGCTAGTCGCTGCCACTACTACTTGCAGGAGCGGGAAAAACAGTCTGAAAATTGAAACGCCAAAAGAAGGGAAGAAAGATGAGAGGCACAAGCCGTGGGCGAGTCAGGGAGTCGTTCAACCCACGCCCACCACCGGCAACGCCGCTGGACCACTTCCGCCACCAACGGGACTCCGATGCCAGCTTCGCAAGCAGCCGCCCTTCCTCGGTGGGCATGGGTCCCACCACCACCGCCCTCGACCTGTACAAAGACCGCTCCTTCCAGCAGTCCACCGTCTCCGCCATCAATTCCTACCTGTCCTCCCACTCCCTCCAATTCTCCCTCAAATTCCCGATCCCCTCCGCCAGGGAAATCACCGAAACCCTAAAATTCCTCCTCGCCCGCCTCGACTACCCTTCCCCCAAGCTGGAGGACgacctccccctcctcctcaaATTCCTGAAATGCCCCTTCAAGCCCAACAAGGCCATGCTCCGAAACCCCACCGTCAACGCCCACCAGTGGCCCACTCTGCTCGCTGTCATCCACTGGGTCTTCCAGATTGTGCTCTACACCGACCATCTCGCCACCGATTCCCGGGCCTTCGTCGAGAACAATGCCATGTCTGAGTACGCCCTGGAGAGTTACTTGCATTATATACACGGGGACGATGACGCCGTGGAGGCCTTGGACCGAGATTTCTTGGACAAGTTGGATAGGGAGAAAGAGAATGCGGAGGAGAATGTTAGGGTATTGGAGGCAACCGCCACGGAGCTGCAGGGAAGGGTGGAGATGATGCGGTCGGAGCCCTCCAGGAGGGAGGCGCTGGAGAAGGAGAGGGGTTTGTTGGAGGGGGATGTGGTCAAGTTCAATGAAATCATAGGGAATCTGGAGAAGAGTATCGCAAATTTGGAGGCGGTGATGGAGGGGAGAGAGAAGGAATTGGAGGCCAAAGTGGTGGATAATAAGAGGATTTGCCAAGAGAATGCGGAGTTGAAGAATAGGGTGGAATTGCAGACCTTCAATGCCAGGGATGTGGATAGAATGAAGAGGGAATTGCAGGCAGTAGAGAGGGATATTGGGGAAGCCGAGCTCGAAAGGAATGCGTGGGAGGAGAAGGCTTGGGAACTTGATACCATGCTTAACCATAAGTTTAAGGACCTTGAGGCTGTGGCCATGGACTGCAACCAGGCTATGAGGAGGTTTGTCTCCTTttcatgtgatttttttttcttgccccTTGCTAAAGATTTGTAATTTTTGTGTGTGATTGTTTTGGGATGCATATCATTGACTTCGATAGTGTCGATCCAATTTGGCATTGAGCCAATTAAGGCTAGTGATTTGTTTGAAGTCGTTTGCCTacttgtttttatttgttttaattgtTTGCTGGCTTATGACGGTTGACAGTGTTACAAGGTTCGACAAAATTTAATAATCTTTTGTATGCAATTTCTCCCTATTTTTCGTTGTAGCAGGTTGAAACTTGGTAATGGATTTCAGTATGGATTGAATGCTAAGGGATCAACACCAGCTGAGGTTATGGGGATTGACTACAAATCAACATTAAAGCCTTCACTTGACTCCTACTTAGACGATATAAAGAAAAGCTCTGTGGATAAACTGGAAGAGTTGATATCCCTTCAGAAACAGTCAAGTGAACTTTCTGCTCAGATTGAGGGCAAACGCAATTATATAGCGACGCTTCAATCTCATATCGATGAAGTAAGTGGATCAAAATTAAGCCACTTTTTTTTGTTGTGCATAGGAAGGGAATGAGTTATTTCATTTGGTGTGCATATGTAGAGGTCTCCTTTGTTGGTCTGGTTATTGTTGTCACAAAACCGCGTAGTCCATTCTATTTGGTGTTGATGATGAGTCCTTTTTATCGTTCCCACAAACAATTCTTCTACTGCTCAATAAATTATTCCAAAAT
This window contains:
- the LOC103402305 gene encoding kinetochore protein NDC80 homolog, producing the protein MRGTSRGRVRESFNPRPPPATPLDHFRHQRDSDASFASSRPSSVGMGPTTTALDLYKDRSFQQSTVSAINSYLSSHSLQFSLKFPIPSAREITETLKFLLARLDYPSPKLEDDLPLLLKFLKCPFKPNKAMLRNPTVNAHQWPTLLAVIHWVFQIVLYTDHLATDSRAFVENNAMSEYALESYLHYIHGDDDAVEALDRDFLDKLDREKENAEENVRVLEATATELQGRVEMMRSEPSRREALEKERGLLEGDVVKFNEIIGNLEKSIANLEAVMEGREKELEAKVVDNKRICQENAELKNRVELQTFNARDVDRMKRELQAVERDIGEAELERNAWEEKAWELDTMLNHKFKDLEAVAMDCNQAMRRLKLGNGFQYGLNAKGSTPAEVMGIDYKSTLKPSLDSYLDDIKKSSVDKLEELISLQKQSSELSAQIEGKRNYIATLQSHIDEVEAQLNLLKKETQEYTSRCAAEARNLMEDVQRETHNLNTVEREADEILKTSKLKLQDAIKQTEEETQKCAYELMAVADSVSKYKEYVQSKIFEMKRDVSETAVAVSDTHKSCLESQFGFLYGANQQSETALQ